The genomic interval ACAGCCACTATTTATAAACTTTATCCACGTTTAAAAGTTGGAAAATGGATTTCCAGAGTTATCACCGCCCCCTGTGTTGCTCTTGCTACCACCGAAGAAGCCCTTCTCTTCCGGTGCCTCCCAGGTGGGTGCATACATCAGGGGCTCTGCCGCCCGGCGCGATACCACCTTGTCACCACGTTTGACCTTTGATGCTTTGATCCCTACGGGCTTGGCAATGGAGTATTTCTCTTTAACAGAAACCACCTTGAGCGAGCCAACCAGCTCTTCTTCTCCACCCAGTGAAACGCCGGTAACCGGGTGGATCAACTGCTCGCCGACTTTAACCAGGTCCAACATCTCATTGGCCGCTACCGCACCCTCTCCCAAGCTAAGAAAAATCTTTCCTTGGGTGGATTTGATGACTACACCTTCTACCTTGGAAGTTCCCGTCTGTTTCACCAGGCCAAAGACCCCTTGATTAACTGCAGAGATGACCGCCTGTCCAATAGGTGTCTTTGAGTAGTCCGATAAGAAGCCACCCAGCCCCCCGCTACCGCTGGAATATCCCGCACCACCATAACTGAGTCCTGACTCCTCGACGGCAACCTGGACCTGATCGGTATAGACCACTTCGCTGGTCTCAGAGTTAATCAGACGAAAGTTCATACCAAGTACTGCCTTGGAGGATTTAATGGAAAGTCCCCCGAGAAGGGCGCCGGCACTACCACCTATCAGGCCACCCAAACCACCGCCCTTGTTTTCCACGCCGGCTTCGTAATTGGTTACTACCGCCTGAAACAGATACTGCGCACCCAGTACCTTGCCGATTTTTGCAGCCGATGATCTTGCAATTCGGCCTGTCGCCCCGAGGTCCTGTTCCTGCAGCGTTTTATCCAACACCTTACGCTCTACCAAGCGGAAACGACCAGTGCGATGCATGGCATCCATGAGAATCGCTTCAATACCCTGCACGGGGACACCCCCACCACCGCCAGTGTAGGTCATGGTGCCGCCGGAACCCGTTACATTTACCGTCGAGGAGGATGAGTTGTTTTCAACAGGCAGAACGCCGATACGGCTCTTGGTGCCACCAAATTTACCCCACTCCAGATTGACTAGATATTTTGGCTCAATATGGGTGATATTCTGTGGCAGCGGTCGCCTGGTACCCTCTGCATCTACGGAGTAGGCCAAAAAATCGGCTCTCACTATGGATGCCACACTCATGGCCCATATAGCGCCTAATATCAGGAATCTTCTTTTCAACCTTAACATGGGTATTTAAGCTCCTTTCACCTGCAATGATATTGCACCCTGAAATTTATTGGATGGATCTGTACTCTTCTTAGTAGCCATTGTGTCGGAACTGGTGGGCATTTTCCATTCGATCGCCCCTTATTTTTCAGCTCCACCCCTGGCTTTCTCCCTTAGTAGCATTAACGCAGAGTGTCTTGGGTAGGCCTTCAGCCCTGCATCTATCTCGGACAAGGCTTTATTCAGGTCACCGTTGCCAAGGCTTGTGCGGGCCTGCTGCTCATAGTGGGTGGCGATCTGCTGCAGTCCAGCCAATGCCCGTTCGTTCACCGGATGAAAGTCCAGCACCGCCCTGTAGGCCTCTGCGGCATTGCTGCCTTCGGGTTCTATCCGCCTTCCTATCGCCAAATGCAGATCGGCTATCTCCAGTATACGCTCAATTTTTGCCTGGGTTTCAGGATCAAGTGGGACTTCTGTCGGTTTTTCTTCCACCGGTGATACGACTTCCGGAGTTGTGATGGGTGCTTTTATGACGGGTGGAACATCCACTGGCAGCTGGAAAAAATAGTAGGTACCGCCGGCGATCAGCATAGCCGTCAATGCCAATGCACCAATCCACACCGAACGGCCGGCCCCGGTGCCTGTCCCCACCTTGAGTTCATTCAATAATTCATCGGCGCCGGCTGTGCGCTCATTTCGGTTGAAGGCCAGGCCTCGTCGCAGTGCCTGATTCTGCTTCTGACTCAGGGCCCTAATGGGCTCCGGCTCAAGTTTTCGGTTGCGTGCCTGGTTTGCCGGGAGTTTATTGAATGGGTGACGACCGGCGAGCAACTCATAAGCTACACAGGCTAGACCATAGACGTCATCCCGAGGATCGGGCGTGGCTTGATCAAACATCTCACAGCTTGCATACGCCGGGGTTAAGGCCTCCCATTTTCCAGGATCGAACACCGTCGCGTCCTGAGCTGCCTGTCCCGGTCGTTTTACAGCACGTGCGATACCAAAATCCAACACCTTCACCGTACCCTCCGATGTGATAAAGGCATTTCCCGGTTTGAAATCGGCATGAACGATCTGCCTTTCATGGGCGTACTCCAGCCCGCCGGCCATACCCTCGATAATCGGCAGTGCTTCCTGCAGCGGGAGACCACTGGAACTGACCCGTTTCACCAACTGTTCCACGGACTCGCCCTCCAGCAACTCCATGGTCATAAAGACAAGATCTCCATCCCGATCGAAATCATAGACGGTGGCAATGTTGGGATGGGCAAGACGCTGGGCCTTCTTGGTTTCCCGTTGCAATGCGATAAAGGCCTCGGGGTTACCGCGAAAATCCTCGTTCAGTACCTTAACGGCGACGAAGGGGTCCCGATCCCTCGCCTCCTCCTTGCGCATATCCCGGGACTTGTAGACTGCCCCCATACCACCCCGGCCAACCTCTTCCTCAAGTACGAAGCGACCTTTGAGCACAGTCCCTACCTGAGGTATTTGTGGATAATCCATATCGGCTAAGGGGGAGTCTGGGACGGTGGACCTGTGCATTCCCGGGCCAGGGCCAGACACCTTGGCTGTGCCTTGCAAATGAGAATCCTTGGGCGCCATGCGCGTACGCTGATCATCGGCTACGGCAGCGCTACCCTCTCCATCTGGGATTTGTTGCCCGAAAGCGTCCGGCAAGCCGGCAGACTCAGCGCCACCAACTCGCTCCTTCAAGGCCAGATAAATCTGTATCGGGAGCCGGTCTTGGCGCAGGAGATCCTCTAGCAACCTATTGATCTGAGGTGAGCAAGCAGGATCCTCGGAGAGCCGCAGGTCAAGTTCCCGCAACAAGCCGTTGAAATCCAGTTTACCGGCAAAGAATTGATTTAGAACCGAGTTGAAATCGATCATTTAAAGCCTGTGTCACCCTGATTCTTATATTTAGATTCAAGAAAATGCCTATGAACCATCGGGCTCCCACCTAATTGGAGGTCCAAAACACGGCAGCCACCCTCCCCGGCAGATGCCGACGACCTCCTATTTCTCACCCACAAGCAGGAATTCACCATACTCATGGCCGGTACGTTTGAGCTTGGCATATTGTGGAGTCTGATCCACATTCAACTCTTCCGTACTAACCTCAACACGTGCCTTTACATCTCTATACAGTTTGGAACCTTCCAGGATACCCTGATTCTGATTCAAGGCCTCAATGAGGGCGCTGGCAAAGATGGAGTGGCCATTGCCGCCGTCATCCAGTACCGGTTTTACACCGCCGGAGGTGAGCACGTAACGTGAACGGGTCTTGGCGATGGCACGTAGCCATTTCATCCGGACTTCATCCGACATACCGGGATCCAGCTCGGTATTGGCACTCCTTGTCAAGGCCCCGGAATAACAGGAGTCGGCGATTACAAGAATATGTTTGGCAGACATGGCATTGAGAATGTCCGTGATAGCGATGGTGGAGACCCAATTTGCCGTGCTGTCACGCTCTGCATCCACCGGCAACCAGTGACCCCGGTTGTTCGTTTTATCATACTCACCATGGCCGGCATAGAAGATCAGAAGGTTATCTTTTTCGGTCAAACTCTTGCGCAACTTATTCATTGTCGAAAGAATTTCATAGCGAGTAGCGTTCTGAAGACGGGTCACCGTAAATCCATACTTCTGCTTTAAGATCTGCGAAACCGCATCGGCATCGTTGCTTGGAGTGCTCAGATCATCAAGTTTTTGGTACTGGTTATTGGCAATAACGAGAGCATGATATGTCCCAAAAACTCCGTCGCCGGCCGCTTGACCACCAGCGGTGCCGGCTCTCTCCTGAGCGGCTTCGGGTAAAAGCCGAAACTCCACTTCACTGCGCTTCCCCTGCTTATCCACGGCCACAATGCTGACCGGTGTCTTGCTCTTGCTCACGGGTACATTAGCCTTAAATAGTCCTTGCGCATCAGCTTCAAAAGGCTGGCCATTGATAGTTAATGACAATAGCCCGGCGGGCGCATCCACCCTGCCGACAATCAGGCGTCCCTCGGTTCCGGCGGGAGTGATCACATTGGTGATGGAGCGCGTATTTGCGACTGGCGGATCGATTAAGTTGATGGTTGGGCCGACGAGCTCACCGCGCAATGCCGCCGTCGGGGGGTGGATAGCAGCACCCCGCTCTTCGACGGGTCGTGCCGGTTCATGCTTGATCACCGTCTCCTTCTTAATGATGACCTTGGGTTTGGTCAGGTGTTTCAGTTTAGCCCCGCGCGACTCCCTGATCTGCTGCATAATGCTTCTGGCTTCGGCCTGAGTCACCCAAAGCACATTGAAACTAGAGACTCCAGAGGTGGACTTAAGCAGCACCTGCTGAAGCTTTTTACCAGGCTCATTGGGATCGGAGCAATCGGCGGATTGGATCTTATACAGGTCGCTGGAAAAAAAGGATGTAAAGCCAATCTCTCCGCCACACTCTGTCGTCTCTACAGTGATCTCGATCGGCTCCACGGCAAAAACGAGGCTGGAACCGCCCACTAGGGCAATCCACAGAAAAAGGCCATACAGCCCTCCCCTGAAGATCCTGTTGAACGCCCTGTGCCCACCCTCATTGCCAGTAATACGAAACAGATCATGAAACAGTGACATCATGTTTTTCATAGTTTGTGTCCTACCCGTGAGATCGAGAAGAGGCCTAACGTCGAACTTTCTACAGCTAACTTCATTTATAAATAATCAGACTTCTCTGTATATATCTAGGTTAATCTGGAGATGAATTCAAGCGAATGAGGAGAGAGAGGGTTATTATCTGCTGGATATGAGATACCCCTCTCTCAGTCACCATTCTGAAACCCTGTAGAACCGCATGGAGTGAGGTAAATCATGAGTCTCCCAAATAGCGACACGCAAAAGGCCTATACACTAGTTGAAGGAGAAAACGACACAGCTGTCTGTTCGCCGTCAGGCCGTACGATCATGGTTTGCGCCGACAAGCAGAGCGCTTCTCATTATGCCTCTCTCTTGAATGAGGCCTTCAACCTCGGCTACAAGCAGGGATACCGTGACGGTCGGCCACGCATATAATGCGCCTATTCGATCCGATAGAGCCCCTCTAATAATGAGACCGACCTTTCGGAATCATATCCCTCAATAGGCCCGTTAAATCCCAATCGCGGTTTCCTATTCACCCCGGGCACCCTTCCCCCCATCCCTATCAGGGATGGTAGCACTTCACCATACTGCTGCTTGCTGTTCAGGGAGCAAAGGCAGAAATGGAAAGAGATAGGTCAAGCCGCCTTCCTCTTCTTCTTCCAGCTCCAGCTCATCTTCCTCATCGTCATCATCAAGCTGATGCTTTGGCAGCAAAAGTCCCTGGCCGACGATGTTATAGATCTTGATTCTCTTTTTCAGCAGGGAGGCATCAATGTTCAGGAATGCACTCTCAGCCGCAGCCGCAGCCCCAGATGTGCCGGATAAGATAAGCCCGGGAACATCCACTATAGAACCACCAGCCAATACAACGTTATTGAGGCCGCTGCTCGATTCATAGGAAAACAGACCAGGATACTCCTCCAGCGTTATTGGCGGAGTGGCAAGCTGATTGCCACTTTCACCACTATGGTAGAGAGTGCCTCCATTCAGGCCATAGTTGATCTCACTGACCGCACTATTATCAAAACGAAAAGGTAAGGGTTCCGCACCAATATCCTTATCTGCAGCTATCGCATGGATATTGGCGATGGTACCGGTGGTACCACTCGTGCCCGTGATATTTGCAGTCTCCAGAGGGTGGCCGGTCCCATCAGCCGTTCCCATCACATCACCTGTTTGAGAGGTCACCTCTACTGTCAGTCCGGAGTTCCTGGTCTCGAGAACCGCAATGGTCACATCACCGGAGGAGGTATAAACAATGGCCCGGTCGTTGGCATTGGCGCCTGCACTGGTCACCACATTATCACCCATCGTGATAGTGCCGCTATCCGAGAATACCTTTGCCGATCCTGATTCCGCCGTGATATTTGCAGATTGAGTTACATTCCCTGTAGCCACCAGTCTGATATCGCCACCTGTCGAAGCCTGCGCACCATCAATAGCCAGCGTTCCCTCGGTAGTGACTGTAAGATCACCTGAGATGCTCAGTGCCGAAAGAGCAAGAGCGGTATCATCATAAAGTGTTACATCATTGAGAGTGCCTGCAGGGGCAAGGGTGATTGTGCCACCGAAGGTATTAGTGGTCGTACCCAACAGGATATCGGCGCCGCTTGCCGCCGTGAACAGGGCATTACCACTGGCATTTACTTCACCGCTGTCGGTGATACTCCCGTCTGCAGAGATTGTCAGTGAGGTGGTATCTACCGCCCCCAGTTCGATGTCATCCGTCAGGTTGGTCACACTGGTGGTGCCGGTGCCGTTGGTATTGATCCCCAGAGCACCGTCGATATCACTCAACGAATTCAGGGCCACTGAACCGTTGCTACCCGTGGTGGTGAAGCTGGCTGCACCACCGATATCCAGTACACCGCTGTCGGTAATGTTGCCATTTGCCGATATGGTCAATTCAGCAGTGGTCACCGTACCAAGGGCGATGGCATCCGTCAGATTGGTCACACTGGTAGTACCGGTACCATCGGTGGTTACTGACAGTGCACCGTCGATATCACTCGCCGAATTTAGGGTCACTGAGCCGTTGCTACCCGTGGTGGTGAGGCTGGCTGCACCACCGATATCCAGTACACCGCTGTCGGTGATATTCCCATCCGCTGAGACTATCAACGAGGCGGTGGTCACTGTACCCAGCTCAATGGCGTCTGTCAGGCCGGTCACACTGGTGGTACCTGTACCATTGGTGGTTACTGAGAGTGCACCGTCGATATCACTTGCCTGATCCAGAGTCACGGAACCGTTAAGCGCTGTGGTGGTAAAGCTGGCAGCACCACCAATATCCAGTACGCCGCTGTCAGTGATGTTGCCACCGGCAGAGAGGGTGAGCGCGTCAGTAGACACTGATCCCAGGGCAACGGCCCCGGTATCCGCTATGTAGCTGCTGCCCGATACCGTATTGATGGTCAGCGTGGTAACAGCGGTATCGATCGCGCCATTCGCCGCCGATGCACCAATATCACCTGTTCTCGCATCCAGGTTCAATGTGCCGGCGGTGACGGTGCGGGCTGAGTTATTGCCGTCGGTGAAGGAGCCGGCACGCAGGGTAACCGTATCCGTGCCAAAGCTCACCGCCCCGCCGATGGTCATGGCCGCGGTGCTACCGGTATCGCCGAGCACAATGGTATTGGTACCACCGATAATGTCGGTGATCTCTGCCTGGGTCAGGTCAAAGGTTGAGGAACCCGCAAGGCTCATGGTGGTCCCGGCGCTGTCCGGCTTGAGGGTGACCGTGCCGGTACTCTGCAGGGCATTGTCGAGCGTATTGTCAGTCAGCGCCACGCTATCCGCAGTAATGGTGATGGCGCCACTGCCTGCCGTGATATCCACGTCATTCTGGCTATAGATACCCGTACCGGTAGTCAGCACCACCGCACCGTTGCTGCCCGAGGTATCGATGGCCGAGGTCACCGTCAGGCTGTTGTTGCCGTTATCCAGCGTCAGCGCGGTGATGTTGCTCACCGCCCCCAGATTGGTGACGGCATGACTGCCACTGTCCAGGTCAACAGCGTTACTCCCTGCGTCGATGATCAGGGTGCCCGCGGTGATGCCCTTGCTGTCACTATCGGTTAGATCCCCGGCTGTGGTGAGGTCAAGGGTACCCGTACCCACGCTGGAATTCTCACTGATGTTGACCGCACCTGTGGCCTTAACATAGGCGTTGTTGTTGGACTGGGTGTTGATGCTCAGGTTGGTCACCGCCACGTCGATCTCGCCATTCGTCGCCGATGAACCGATATCGCCGGTCCTCGCATCCAGGTTCAATGTGCCGGCGGTGACGGTACGGGATGCATTGTTGCCGTCGGTGAAGGAGCCGGCGCGCAGGGTAACCGTATCCGTGCCAAAGCTCACAGCCCCGCCGATGGTCATGGCCGCGGTACTACCGCTGTCCCCGATCACGAGGTTATCAGTGCCATCGAGGATGACGGTGATCTCTGCCTGGGTCAGGTCGAAGTCCGATGCAGCCGCCAGGCTCATGGTACGACCGGCACCGGCCGGTTTGAGGGTCACTGTACTGGCCTGCAGGGCATTACTGCTGTTGCTTTCGTTAATAGCCACGGTATCCGCAGTGATGGTGATAGTGCCTGTACCGGCGTTGATGTCGTCGCCATTATTCTGCGTATAGGTGCCCGTCCCGGCACTCAACACCACCGCCCCGTTGCTGCCGGAGGTATTGATATCATCATCTACGGTGAGACTGTTGTTGCCATTATCCAGGGTGAAGCCGCCACTGGCGGTCACCGTCCCCAGGTTGGTGACGGCGTGTTACTGCCTTCATCCAGAATCACGGAATAGCTCGAACCCGCATCGACCGTTCAAAGTCGCTGCTGTAATACCACCACTGGCACTGTCGGTTACATTGCCGTCAGATCCACCGTCAGGTCGACCGGTTCCTGTACCCACACTGGAGGCCGCACTGAAATTTACAGCTCCAGTGGAAACCACGTAGGCATTGTCGTTGTCGGTATTGAGACTGAGGTTGGTTACCGTTACATCCGAGTGCCGCATCATCGTGTTGTTGGTCACCGATATCGCCGCTGGTGCTATTGACAGGTGCAGGGCCTCAACCGGCGGTAATGGCGCGGTTAATGTGGTATTTCCAGTCGTCTGAGGTCGTATCCAGCCACGCTGACTGTAATAGCTGCCAAATCCAATTGCTTCATTTGAAACCAGGGTTACCGTCCCTGCACCCACATTGATGCCGCCAATCTCCACATCACCGTCACCATGCTTATTGGTCAACGAAATGTTTAGACCGGACGGTACTCAAATCAAGACCACAATCAGAGCCTCCGATCCTCAGATTACCAGTTGAACGTTGTCAGTAACAGTTTTTATGGTAACCGTACCCATCTGTCAGGGCGTTGTTGTCCGTATTATCAGTCAGCGCCAGATCATCAGCGGTGATGGTGATATCACCGGCACCCGCCGTGATATCCACATCATTCTGGTTATAGACACCAGTGCCCACATCTCCAGCACCACTGCACCGTCGCTGCCCAAGGTAACGATATCCCCGCTCGTCACGGTTAGACTCAGATTGGTAGCCATAATCCCTTGTTGTTGAGTCAAGTCTCCACCAGCCGTAAGATTCACCGTCGCAGGTTGGTGATATTGTGACTGCCACTGTCCAGGATGGCGGAATTGGCGGAACCCGCATTGACCGCCAGAGTCCCCGCGGTGATACCCACGCCGGCACCGTCAGTCACATTGCTTCCGGCTGTCAGATCCAGGGTACCCGTACACACTGTCGTGTTGGCTGCACTGAACCAGGCCAGCGGCTGCCATAATGGCCCTTACTGGGTCAGGTCACCGCCGACCGTAAGATCAACAGTTCCATCTCACCATGCAGCATTCGACGTACCAGAATAAGGGCGTCACTACGCGTCATCCGGTGACGTTATTTCCCCCGGTGATGGTAACCGGGTCAATGTCACCATCGGTGAATCCAGCCCTTGCGCACGCAGGGCCGCCGTGTCGCCCCCCTGAGGCAGCGCCGATGGTCATCGCCGCTATAGCTGCACCGGTATCATCATCGTCGTTGATGGTGCTGCCGGAGATCAGTGTCAATCCTGACTGACCAGTGTCAGTTCGTCCAAGGTAATCGCACCGGCCGTCAGTGTCGATGCACTGGCACCGGCACCATCCGTGCCCTTGGTGGTGGCCTCGCCAATGGTCAGCGTGCCTGACGTGGTGATGTTATCGAGTTCCGTATCGCTGAGAATCGTACCAGCAGCGGTGCCGAGAGCCAGGGTGGCACCGTTCACCGATTTCGCAAGGGTGAATAGGCGCCTGTGAAGTGTTCGGTAGCGTCAGTGGCGGAAAATTCTCGATCAGCGTCATGGCGCCGCTTGCGGTCTGAAGTGTGTCGGCTGCACCGATGATAATGGAACCGGTCCCATCACCTGATCCGGAATGGGGTAGCGCCTGCGTCATGGTTCCTGCTCCCGGCCTCACGGTGATAGTCAGCGCCGTTGTTAAGAGTGATACTTCCATTGACGTCTATATCATCACCGGCCTGCATAATCAGACCGGCACCGGAGCGTGGTATCCACCGTGAAGGTGATATTGCCGCTGCTCGCCTGCAGGATAATGGTGTCGCCGCTGGTCTGAGGGTAACCTAGCAGTTGCACTCCGCTATTGCATCAAGTCGATTGAAGTCTCGCCGCGCCTTCAGCGTCAGCATGCTATCGTCGAACTGGTTGACATGCCGCATCGATCTCGCCATCCAGATTTCCCGCCCCCGACTGGATAGTGATGTCGGTAGGGTCCAGCAGCAGTGTGCCCCCACTTGCCATTGGCCGCCGTGGCGTCCACCTTGCCGTCAAATTGCAGACTTCCCTTGCCGGACACCTCCACAAAGCCACCGTCTCCAGCCTCCGATCCACCACGGGCGCTGATACTTCCGTAGAATCCGGTGTTTCCATCCGCCCACACGATTACCCGCCCGCCGTCGCCGGCATCAGTAGCATCCGCCTTGATGACTGCATCAGACCCCACATAGGTGTGACTGGCATTATGGACATCGGGATTAGCCCCCTGGTAGTCGCCACCAATACGCACATTGCCGCCGCCTGTGGTCCCTGAGGCATCGATCTGTGCATCACTTGTAATGGCTACACGATCACCCAGCACATCGATATCGCCCCCCTGCCCGCTGCCGGAGACGGCATCGAGAGTGCCGCTGTTATAGACATCGCCACCGCTGCCCAGCAGACGGATGGTGCCGCCGGAGTCGTCGATACGCCCGGCGCGAATTACGCCATCATTGTTCACTACCCTGGTAAAGACATCCTGTGCAGCATGACCGGAGAGGAGCACCTGCCCGCCTTCGGCGCGAATCTCACCGCTGTTGCTGACGGCGGAATCCAGGCCGACAGGGTTACCCAGCACCGCTTCATCCACCTGGAAACGGATCGAGCCGTCACCACGAAAATCCACCACTGCCTTGCGACCGGCGGCCAGATTGACATAACCCACATCCGCAATAATCAACCCTTCATTGCTGACTGCACCACCCACCAAGGTAACGGAGCCACCGGTGGCGGCACTTATGATCCCCCGGTTGATAACCACGCCGGCTGACTCACCGTCAGCCAGTCCCATCTCGTAGCGGCCGCTCATAAAATCAGCAGAACTCATGTCCAGGCCGGTAGCGAACAGGCTTCCCACGTTGACGGTGGCCGATGCTCCAAAGATGATCCCATTGGGATTGCTGAGGAATACCCGGCCGTTGGCCTCGATGGAGCCGAAAATCTGGCTGGGATTCTGGTCAAGAATGCGATTGAGTACAGCAGCAGAGGCGGAGGGTTGTTGAAAAAGGACGCGCTCATTGGAGGCGACATTGAAGCGCTGCCAGTCAATAGCGAGATTTTGGGACTGCTGTTGGATCAGTGTGGTTGCAGCATCCGGCAGACTGATAAGACCGGTACCGCCCATCACCTGCCCGCCCTCGGGCCCCGAGTAGGCCGGCCCGGACATTCCTATGATCGCACCAGCGGAGAGTGCAAGTACCTTTTGGATCAGGCGGGTTGCATCTGTTCCTTTCTGAGCACACTTTTTCATAGATCCAGACTCCTGCTTCCGGTCTTTAGGCAGTTGAAATACGTTATTTCAGTAAAACAGGATGGCCAGAGGCCAATAGTGTTTCGGTCTCTCGTCGAACTAGAACATCTGAAATTTCGCACTAATGAAAAACTGGGGATTATCCCCATTACTCGGCGACTCACTATTAACCGGTGAGGCCAAAGTAGCGTTGATGAACGCCTTCGATGTATGTAAATTCAGCCCTATGCCATAGCCTGATAGCTGTGCATAGCGCTTTTCGTTGGCCAGGGGTTCATTTCGCCAACCGGCCGCATAATCGACGAACATCGTAAACGCCAGCGCCCGTCCCCAATTCAGCTGCCGACCACCCGACAGCCACTCTGGTACAGGATGTTCATCCAAAAATGAGAGGTTCTTTGACCACTCAACGGAGGCAAAATAACCGCTATCACGAAGATACTCTGCAGAAGGATAGGCCCGGACGCTATTTGGGCCACCAAGACTCATCTGTTCCAGAGAGACCAGTAGATTTGGCGAATATTGGGCGTTTAAACGTAACCACAGCCAGCTATCGTCGGAAAGTTGCTGCTTACGGGTCATTTCGGCCACGACTTTATTGAACTGCCCGCCGGCCTTTTTGCCGGATGAGCCCGTCCGGCTTGCGTTGGAATCATCTTTTGCGTCCATGGAGCCAAAAAGACCACCA from Candidatus Sedimenticola sp. (ex Thyasira tokunagai) carries:
- a CDS encoding CsgG/HfaB family protein translates to MAYSVDAEGTRRPLPQNITHIEPKYLVNLEWGKFGGTKSRIGVLPVENNSSSSTVNVTGSGGTMTYTGGGGGVPVQGIEAILMDAMHRTGRFRLVERKVLDKTLQEQDLGATGRIARSSAAKIGKVLGAQYLFQAVVTNYEAGVENKGGGLGGLIGGSAGALLGGLSIKSSKAVLGMNFRLINSETSEVVYTDQVQVAVEESGLSYGGAGYSSGSGGLGGFLSDYSKTPIGQAVISAVNQGVFGLVKQTGTSKVEGVVIKSTQGKIFLSLGEGAVAANEMLDLVKVGEQLIHPVTGVSLGGEEELVGSLKVVSVKEKYSIAKPVGIKASKVKRGDKVVSRRAAEPLMYAPTWEAPEEKGFFGGSKSNTGGGDNSGNPFSNF
- a CDS encoding serine/threonine-protein kinase, with the protein product MIDFNSVLNQFFAGKLDFNGLLRELDLRLSEDPACSPQINRLLEDLLRQDRLPIQIYLALKERVGGAESAGLPDAFGQQIPDGEGSAAVADDQRTRMAPKDSHLQGTAKVSGPGPGMHRSTVPDSPLADMDYPQIPQVGTVLKGRFVLEEEVGRGGMGAVYKSRDMRKEEARDRDPFVAVKVLNEDFRGNPEAFIALQRETKKAQRLAHPNIATVYDFDRDGDLVFMTMELLEGESVEQLVKRVSSSGLPLQEALPIIEGMAGGLEYAHERQIVHADFKPGNAFITSEGTVKVLDFGIARAVKRPGQAAQDATVFDPGKWEALTPAYASCEMFDQATPDPRDDVYGLACVAYELLAGRHPFNKLPANQARNRKLEPEPIRALSQKQNQALRRGLAFNRNERTAGADELLNELKVGTGTGAGRSVWIGALALTAMLIAGGTYYFFQLPVDVPPVIKAPITTPEVVSPVEEKPTEVPLDPETQAKIERILEIADLHLAIGRRIEPEGSNAAEAYRAVLDFHPVNERALAGLQQIATHYEQQARTSLGNGDLNKALSEIDAGLKAYPRHSALMLLREKARGGAEK
- a CDS encoding caspase family protein; protein product: MKNMMSLFHDLFRITGNEGGHRAFNRIFRGGLYGLFLWIALVGGSSLVFAVEPIEITVETTECGGEIGFTSFFSSDLYKIQSADCSDPNEPGKKLQQVLLKSTSGVSSFNVLWVTQAEARSIMQQIRESRGAKLKHLTKPKVIIKKETVIKHEPARPVEERGAAIHPPTAALRGELVGPTINLIDPPVANTRSITNVITPAGTEGRLIVGRVDAPAGLLSLTINGQPFEADAQGLFKANVPVSKSKTPVSIVAVDKQGKRSEVEFRLLPEAAQERAGTAGGQAAGDGVFGTYHALVIANNQYQKLDDLSTPSNDADAVSQILKQKYGFTVTRLQNATRYEILSTMNKLRKSLTEKDNLLIFYAGHGEYDKTNNRGHWLPVDAERDSTANWVSTIAITDILNAMSAKHILVIADSCYSGALTRSANTELDPGMSDEVRMKWLRAIAKTRSRYVLTSGGVKPVLDDGGNGHSIFASALIEALNQNQGILEGSKLYRDVKARVEVSTEELNVDQTPQYAKLKRTGHEYGEFLLVGEK
- a CDS encoding filamentous hemagglutinin N-terminal domain-containing protein, which produces MKKCAQKGTDATRLIQKVLALSAGAIIGMSGPAYSGPEGGQVMGGTGLISLPDAATTLIQQQSQNLAIDWQRFNVASNERVLFQQPSASAAVLNRILDQNPSQIFGSIEANGRVFLSNPNGIIFGASATVNVGSLFATGLDMSSADFMSGRYEMGLADGESAGVVINRGIISAATGGSVTLVGGAVSNEGLIIADVGYVNLAAGRKAVVDFRGDGSIRFQVDEAVLGNPVGLDSAVSNSGEIRAEGGQVLLSGHAAQDVFTRVVNNDGVIRAGRIDDSGGTIRLLGSGGDVYNSGTLDAVSGSGQGGDIDVLGDRVAITSDAQIDASGTTGGGNVRIGGDYQGANPDVHNASHTYVGSDAVIKADATDAGDGGRVIVWADGNTGFYGSISARGGSEAGDGGFVEVSGKGSLQFDGKVDATAANGKWGHTAAGPYRHHYPVGGGKSGWRDRCGMSTSSTIAC